The Chitinophagales bacterium genome contains the following window.
GCGGCAGAAGTAGAGCAACGTTTGGGCGAGCCAGCACAACATGTGTCGCAATACCTGAACAGCTCCAGTAATTTGTATGAACGTGTTGGAGAAATTTTCTTACGATACTCTTTACACAAACGTGCAACCCTGCGCAAAATCAACTGGCGTAGTGCATTATCGGCTGTAAAACCTAAACACCTGTTTCGGTCCATGCACCAGGTGAATCAACAAAGTTTTCGCTCACCACATTTGGTGCAGTTATTCAATCGCTATGCTACGTATAATGGTAGTAATCCTTATAAAGCGCCGGGGATGTTGACCTTGATTCCGCATTTGGAGCATAATGATGGTACTTTCTATCCGGAGGGTGGCATGATAGCGATTACCAATGCGTTGTATCAGTTAGCCTTGAAAAAAGGAGTACAATTTCATTTTGGTACAGGTGTAGACAGAATAATCAGAAAAGACAATCGTGTAATAGGTGTTGTTGCTAAAGGTGAGAATCATTTTGCAGATGCAGTATTGAGTAATGTAGACGCTTATTTTACCTATCAATATTTGCTAAAAGAACCTACAACAGCAAAGCGGGTACTCAAACAAGAGCGCAGCAGTAGTGCCTTGATTTTTTACTGGGGAATGAACCGTGAATTTCCGCAACTGCATTTGCACAATATCTTTTTCTCTAAAGATTATGCAAAAGAGTTTGCGCATATTTTCCAGCATGGGTCTCTACATGATGATCCAACTGTCTATGTCAATATTACCAGCAAATGTGAACCTGGTGTACAAGCGCCAAAAGGAAAGGAAAATTGGTTTGTGATGGTGAATGTGCCTGCTAATAAGGGACAAGACTGGACGGCTTTGAAAGCTAAATGCAGACAAGCAGTCATCGATAAACTGTCGCGCCTATTGCAAACAGATATTGCATCATGTATTGAGGTAGAAGAGACGCTCGATCCCGTAACCATTGAATCCAAAACAGGTTCTTATATGGGTTCCTTATATGGAACCAGTTCCAATAGTCGTATGGCCGCTTTTATGCGTCATCCGAATTTCAGTAAGCAAGTGAAGGGACTTTATTTCGCAGGAGGCACCGTGCATCCGGGAGGTGGTATCCCACTTTGCTTACAAAGTGCGGCCATTGCAACGGATATTACTGCAAAAGACTGTCAAAAGAAACAACATTGATTCCGCAGAAACTGAAATATCAGCTTGCTTTATTTCTAGCCATTCTCTTTCATGTTTCCGGCTGTATCGGTATACTGTTCACACCCTATAAAGATTGGTTTGTACAGAATACATCATTGAACTTATTGCTCATGTTGGCTTTGCTAATCTGGGTACAGGAAGATAAGGATTGGCGTTTTTGGTTTTTCGCAATCTTGGCGTTTGCAACAGGTATGATTACTGAGATGATTGGCGTGAATACTGGCTTATTGTTTGGCAATTATGCATATGGTGATGTGATGGGTGTTAAATGGAACGGAGTGCCTTTATTAATTGGTGTGAATTGGTTTGTGGTAGTCTTCTCAGCTGGTACCATTATGCAGCTAATGCATGATTGGGTAAGAAATCGGGTTGGACCAGATGCATGGAGTGAGAGCAGCATCTGGCAAACTGTCTCACTTTTATTGGATGGCGCTTTATTAGCCACTTTCTTCGATTGGATTATGGAACCCGTAGCCATGAAACTGGGTTTCTGGAATTGGAAAGACGCCCAGATTCCTTTCTATAATTATGTCTGCTGGTTTGTGATTAGTCTTTTATTATTAGTGGCTTTCCGCTACCTGAAACCTGAGCGTAACAACCAATTCGCACTACATTTGTTAATTATACAGGCATTGTTTTTCCTGACTTTAAGAACTTATCTATGATACTCTGGTATGTTTTTGTGACATTGTTGACGTTTGCGGTAATGGAAGGCATCACCTGGTTAACACATAAATACGTGATGCATGGCTTTCTTTGGTATTTGCATGAAGACCATCACCAGCCACGTGGGCAGTTTTTTGAAAAGAACGATGCTTTCTTTCTGATTTTCGCTATCCCAAGCTGGCTCTGCATTATGCTTGG
Protein-coding sequences here:
- the crtI gene encoding phytoene desaturase, which encodes MSAQKAIVIGAGVAGLASAIRLASKGFVVDVFERNNYPGGKLSAFTINGYQFDAGPSLFTNPALLHELFAEAGEPIEQYLRYQKLPIACKYFYEDGVELNAYTDAHAFAAEVEQRLGEPAQHVSQYLNSSSNLYERVGEIFLRYSLHKRATLRKINWRSALSAVKPKHLFRSMHQVNQQSFRSPHLVQLFNRYATYNGSNPYKAPGMLTLIPHLEHNDGTFYPEGGMIAITNALYQLALKKGVQFHFGTGVDRIIRKDNRVIGVVAKGENHFADAVLSNVDAYFTYQYLLKEPTTAKRVLKQERSSSALIFYWGMNREFPQLHLHNIFFSKDYAKEFAHIFQHGSLHDDPTVYVNITSKCEPGVQAPKGKENWFVMVNVPANKGQDWTALKAKCRQAVIDKLSRLLQTDIASCIEVEETLDPVTIESKTGSYMGSLYGTSSNSRMAAFMRHPNFSKQVKGLYFAGGTVHPGGGIPLCLQSAAIATDITAKDCQKKQH
- a CDS encoding carotenoid biosynthesis protein gives rise to the protein MIPQKLKYQLALFLAILFHVSGCIGILFTPYKDWFVQNTSLNLLLMLALLIWVQEDKDWRFWFFAILAFATGMITEMIGVNTGLLFGNYAYGDVMGVKWNGVPLLIGVNWFVVVFSAGTIMQLMHDWVRNRVGPDAWSESSIWQTVSLLLDGALLATFFDWIMEPVAMKLGFWNWKDAQIPFYNYVCWFVISLLLLVAFRYLKPERNNQFALHLLIIQALFFLTLRTYL